A single genomic interval of Actinomycetes bacterium harbors:
- a CDS encoding sulfatase yields MDASSEEHTAAARRGRPDVVVILTDDQRPDTLPHMPAVREHIVGKGTRFSRMVSPTPTCCPSRSSLLTGLSARRTGVYGNSHPDGGWRTFFDNGNESRTLATALQGHGYRTGIVGKYLNGFAQNELGLTAGHRPPGWDVFLTFRKRTGAYYDYTLTDGSHHGKDAADYSTDVLGGRAARFIRSTDPDQPLFLLFSPFGPHKPYRPAPRHKGDFADLPTYQPRSVTERVADKPPFLRDRPRVKQATIDWVRARQQEQLASVDDAVAEIVDALRESGRLHNTLLIYMSDNGLMTGDHRMIGKSLPYRFATDVPLVVRWDGHVDAGEVDRRLVATVDVTTTIIEATGATLDTDGTSVMSDEKRSGVLVEGRKWQRLDGSVPHPAYCGLRTDHFLFARYADGFEELYDYREDPFEARNRAGDPDHAERVRSMRLRTLEGSVPRPPGFS; encoded by the coding sequence GTGGACGCTTCGTCGGAAGAGCACACGGCCGCTGCCCGCCGCGGGCGCCCCGACGTGGTCGTGATCCTCACCGACGACCAGCGCCCGGACACGCTGCCGCACATGCCGGCGGTGCGTGAGCACATCGTCGGCAAGGGCACCCGGTTCAGCCGGATGGTGTCGCCCACGCCGACCTGCTGCCCCTCTCGGTCATCCTTGCTGACCGGTCTGTCCGCCCGGCGGACCGGGGTCTACGGCAACTCGCACCCGGACGGCGGGTGGCGGACCTTCTTCGACAACGGCAACGAGAGCCGCACCCTGGCGACGGCGCTGCAAGGGCATGGCTACCGCACCGGCATCGTCGGCAAGTACCTCAACGGCTTCGCCCAGAACGAGCTGGGCCTCACGGCCGGTCACCGGCCGCCGGGGTGGGACGTCTTCCTCACCTTCCGGAAGCGCACCGGCGCCTACTACGACTACACGCTCACCGACGGCAGCCACCACGGGAAGGACGCAGCGGACTACTCCACCGACGTGCTCGGCGGGCGAGCCGCCCGGTTCATCCGCAGCACCGATCCCGACCAGCCGCTGTTCCTGCTGTTCTCGCCGTTCGGCCCGCACAAGCCCTACCGGCCGGCACCGCGGCACAAGGGCGACTTCGCCGACCTGCCGACGTACCAGCCGCGCTCGGTCACCGAGAGGGTGGCGGACAAGCCGCCCTTCCTGAGGGACCGCCCGCGGGTGAAGCAGGCGACCATCGACTGGGTCCGGGCGAGGCAGCAGGAGCAGCTGGCATCCGTCGACGACGCCGTGGCCGAGATCGTCGATGCCCTCCGCGAGTCAGGCCGGCTGCACAACACGCTTCTGATCTACATGTCGGACAACGGCCTGATGACCGGCGACCACCGCATGATCGGCAAGTCCCTGCCCTACCGCTTCGCGACGGACGTGCCGCTCGTGGTGCGCTGGGACGGCCACGTCGACGCCGGCGAGGTCGACCGGCGGCTGGTCGCGACGGTCGACGTGACCACCACCATCATCGAGGCGACCGGCGCAACCCTGGACACCGACGGGACCAGCGTCATGAGCGACGAGAAGCGGTCCGGCGTGCTCGTCGAGGGACGCAAGTGGCAGCGGCTGGACGGATCGGTGCCGCACCCGGCCTACTGCGGGCTGCGCACCGACCACTTCCTGTTCGCGCGCTACGCGGACGGCTTCGAGGAGCTCTACGACTACCGGGAGGACCCGTTCGAGGCGCGCAACCGGGCGGGCGACCCGGACCATGCCGAACGGGTGCGCTCGATGCGGCTGCGGACGCTCGAGGGCTCGGTCCCGCGGCCTCCCGGCTTCTCCTGA
- a CDS encoding dodecin: MSNRTYRVTEIVGTSEEGVDAAIRNGLARAAQTLRHLDWFEVTQVRGQVVDGAPQHFQVGMKVGFRLEDA; encoded by the coding sequence ATGAGCAACCGCACCTACCGCGTCACCGAGATCGTCGGCACCTCCGAGGAGGGGGTCGACGCCGCCATCCGCAACGGCCTGGCCAGGGCCGCCCAGACCCTGCGCCACCTGGACTGGTTCGAGGTCACCCAGGTGCGTGGCCAGGTGGTCGACGGGGCGCCGCAGCACTTCCAGGTCGGCATGAAGGTGGGCTTCCGCCTCGAGGACGCCTGA
- a CDS encoding glycoside hydrolase family 15 protein: protein MTLRIEDYALISDRLAAGLVGRDGSIDWLCFPRFDSDAVFANLVGTEENGHWRVAPRDGGPATRRSYRGDTMILESEWDGPDGSVRVIDFMPERGEAPDVVRIVEGIAGSVRMRSELRLRPGYGDVVPWVRHLDGMIAAVAGPDSVWLASDVAHHGRDFASFADFTVEAGQRVSFVLTWNPSYVHRPNPVDPLAALEDTERFWTDWAAQCRYEGRYREAVVRSLLTLKALTYAPTGGIVAAATTSLPEQLGGVRNWDYRFCWLRDATFTLQALVKTGYADEAVAWREWLLRAIAGAPGRLQILYGVAGERRVPEQVLPWLAGYEASAPVRVGNDAAGQRQLDVYGEVMDTLWLARTYGLDPNEDAWRMQRGLMTWLESGWRDPDEGLWEVRGPRQHFTHSKVLAWVAADRAVRTVESSGLEGPVDRWRALREEIHADVCAKGFDTDRGTFTQYYGSRGLDAATLLIPQVGFLPADDERVRGTVRAVQRELCTDGGLIRRYDVDADGADTGAAAGSVDGLPGDEGAFLACSFWLADALALDGRIDEGRALFERLLDLRNDVGLLAEEYDVEAGRQLGNVPQAYSHLALVNSALNLEDVPAPGREAPAEQRAD from the coding sequence GTGACGCTGCGCATCGAGGACTACGCCCTCATCTCCGACCGCCTCGCGGCCGGCCTGGTCGGTCGCGACGGGTCGATCGACTGGCTGTGCTTCCCGCGATTCGACTCCGACGCGGTCTTCGCCAACCTCGTCGGCACCGAGGAGAACGGCCACTGGCGGGTCGCGCCGCGCGACGGCGGGCCGGCCACCCGCCGCTCCTACCGCGGCGACACGATGATCCTCGAGTCCGAGTGGGACGGTCCCGACGGGTCGGTGCGGGTCATCGACTTCATGCCGGAGCGCGGCGAGGCACCCGACGTGGTGCGCATCGTCGAGGGCATCGCCGGCTCGGTGCGGATGCGCAGCGAGCTGCGGCTGCGGCCGGGCTACGGCGACGTCGTGCCGTGGGTGCGCCACCTCGACGGCATGATCGCCGCGGTCGCCGGCCCCGACTCGGTCTGGCTGGCGTCGGACGTCGCCCACCACGGCCGAGACTTCGCGTCGTTCGCCGACTTCACCGTGGAGGCCGGCCAGCGCGTCTCGTTCGTCCTCACCTGGAACCCGTCGTACGTCCACCGGCCCAACCCGGTCGACCCGCTTGCCGCGCTGGAGGACACCGAGCGGTTCTGGACCGACTGGGCGGCGCAGTGCCGGTACGAGGGCCGCTACCGCGAGGCGGTCGTCCGCTCGCTGCTCACGCTCAAAGCGCTCACCTACGCCCCGACCGGCGGGATCGTCGCCGCCGCGACGACCTCCCTGCCCGAGCAGCTGGGCGGCGTGCGCAACTGGGACTACCGCTTCTGCTGGCTGCGCGACGCGACGTTCACCCTGCAGGCCCTGGTCAAGACCGGCTACGCGGACGAGGCCGTCGCCTGGCGCGAGTGGCTGCTGCGGGCCATCGCCGGCGCGCCCGGCCGGCTGCAGATCCTGTACGGCGTGGCCGGTGAGCGCCGGGTGCCTGAGCAGGTGCTGCCGTGGCTGGCCGGCTACGAGGCGTCGGCGCCGGTCCGGGTCGGCAACGACGCGGCCGGGCAGCGCCAGCTGGACGTCTACGGCGAGGTCATGGACACGCTGTGGCTGGCCCGGACGTACGGCCTGGACCCCAACGAGGACGCCTGGCGCATGCAGCGGGGCCTGATGACCTGGCTCGAGAGCGGGTGGCGCGACCCCGACGAGGGGCTGTGGGAGGTGCGCGGTCCGCGTCAGCACTTCACCCACTCCAAGGTGCTCGCCTGGGTGGCCGCCGACCGCGCGGTGCGGACCGTCGAGAGCTCCGGCCTGGAGGGTCCGGTCGACCGGTGGCGGGCGCTGCGCGAGGAGATCCACGCCGACGTCTGCGCCAAGGGCTTCGACACCGACCGCGGCACCTTCACCCAGTACTACGGCTCCCGCGGCCTGGACGCCGCGACGCTGCTCATCCCCCAGGTCGGCTTCCTGCCCGCTGACGACGAGCGCGTGCGCGGCACCGTGCGGGCCGTCCAGCGCGAGCTCTGCACCGACGGTGGGCTGATCCGTCGGTACGACGTCGACGCCGACGGCGCGGACACCGGCGCGGCCGCCGGGTCGGTCGACGGCCTGCCCGGCGACGAGGGTGCCTTCCTGGCGTGCTCGTTCTGGCTGGCCGACGCGCTGGCCCTGGACGGCCGGATCGACGAGGGACGCGCGCTGTTCGAGCGGCTCCTCGACCTGCGCAACGACGTCGGCCTGCTCGCCGAGGAGTACGACGTCGAGGCCGGCCGCCAGCTCGGCAACGTGCCGCAGGCCTACAGCCACCTCGCGCTGGTCAACTCGGCGCTGAACCTGGAGGACGTGCCCGCCCCGGGCCGCGAAGCACCTGCCGAGCAGCGCGCCGACTGA
- a CDS encoding DUF3099 domain-containing protein → MARTSQRAPRLLRRRSGAREPVYQITGARRGVREDVDTRTRRYLISMGIRTICFVLAVVFDGWLRWVFIAGAIALPYLSVVFANGGRERVVDLPESDLADDRRAIGRSGS, encoded by the coding sequence GTGGCCCGCACCTCGCAGCGCGCACCACGGCTCCTGCGCAGGCGGTCCGGCGCCCGGGAGCCGGTCTACCAGATCACCGGCGCCCGGCGCGGCGTCCGGGAGGACGTCGACACCCGCACCCGGCGCTACCTGATCTCCATGGGCATCCGCACGATCTGCTTCGTGCTCGCCGTGGTCTTCGACGGCTGGCTGCGCTGGGTCTTCATCGCGGGCGCGATCGCGCTCCCCTACCTGTCGGTGGTGTTCGCCAACGGGGGCCGCGAGAGGGTGGTCGACCTGCCCGAATCGGACCTTGCGGACGACCGGCGCGCAATTGGCCGCTCGGGCTCTTGA
- a CDS encoding LD-carboxypeptidase codes for MQSLTRPRRLRPGDRVAVVAPSGHVARDRLERGCELLRSWGLEVVVGEHALARTRHHAGTDAERAADLQSAWCDPSTAAVLCARGGSGAARLVDRLDWAAMAAAGPKVLVGFSDVTVLHEAVAHHLGLVGLFGPMPAAAVFGGEHPDPVSVEHLRRTLFEPDAVRQLAWPGSTVCHVAGRATGLTVGGTLALLANTVGTAESRPGSGGIAVLEDVAEPAYRLDSLLTQLLRTGWFDGVAGVVLGSWVDCGDGAVDTVAERLAGLGVPLMSGLPFGHGIPQLTVPLGVEAELDAAAGTLTTLVPALR; via the coding sequence GTGCAATCGCTGACCCGGCCGCGACGGCTGCGTCCGGGCGACCGGGTCGCCGTGGTCGCGCCGAGCGGCCACGTCGCGCGGGACCGGCTGGAGCGCGGCTGCGAGCTGCTGCGGTCGTGGGGCCTCGAGGTGGTCGTCGGCGAGCACGCGCTGGCCAGGACCCGGCACCACGCGGGCACCGATGCCGAGCGCGCGGCCGACCTGCAGTCGGCCTGGTGCGACCCCTCGACGGCGGCGGTGCTGTGCGCCCGCGGGGGCAGCGGCGCGGCCCGGCTGGTCGACCGACTGGACTGGGCGGCGATGGCCGCGGCCGGCCCGAAGGTGCTGGTCGGCTTCAGCGACGTGACCGTCCTGCATGAGGCGGTGGCCCACCACCTGGGGCTGGTCGGGCTCTTCGGCCCGATGCCGGCGGCGGCGGTGTTCGGCGGTGAGCACCCGGACCCGGTGAGCGTCGAGCACCTCCGGCGAACACTCTTCGAGCCCGACGCGGTGCGCCAGCTGGCGTGGCCGGGCTCGACGGTTTGCCACGTCGCGGGGCGGGCCACCGGCCTGACCGTCGGCGGCACCCTGGCGTTGCTGGCCAACACCGTCGGCACCGCGGAGTCCCGGCCGGGCTCCGGCGGCATCGCGGTGCTCGAGGACGTCGCCGAGCCCGCCTACCGCCTCGACTCCCTGCTCACCCAGCTGCTGCGCACCGGCTGGTTCGACGGGGTGGCCGGTGTCGTGCTCGGCTCGTGGGTCGACTGCGGCGACGGGGCGGTCGACACCGTCGCCGAGCGGCTGGCCGGCCTCGGCGTCCCGCTGATGTCCGGACTGCCCTTCGGGCACGGCATCCCGCAGCTGACGGTGCCGCTCGGCGTCGAGGCCGAGCTCGACGCTGCCGCCGGGACGCTCACCACGCTGGTGCCGGCCCTGCGCTGA
- a CDS encoding SURF1 family protein → MAGPQGGAVRRPYRFLLSRRWVGLLVVALLVALGCVLLGRWQLDRLGQRHERNDLLRRNLTSAPVAPAELLSVGREPRDGDQFARIRATGRYDEDRRLLVRTRPFQGQVGYYVLTPFVTDAGPALLAVRGWVPGGPTAESLPDVPPPPSGEVTVTARIRQSEPPSTTGTPPEGQVTRIDVPAIAKTLPYPVYGGYGEVTAEQPRLRDRPERLPAPEPSEGPHLAYAFQWFLFALLALGGYVLLARREEADLTAGTTREQPLTRVRVRP, encoded by the coding sequence ATGGCCGGTCCGCAGGGCGGAGCAGTGCGTCGGCCCTACCGGTTCCTGCTGTCCAGGCGGTGGGTCGGCCTCCTCGTCGTGGCCCTCCTGGTGGCACTGGGTTGCGTTCTGCTCGGCCGGTGGCAGCTGGACCGGCTGGGGCAGCGCCACGAGCGCAACGACCTGCTCCGCCGCAACCTGACCAGCGCGCCGGTGGCGCCCGCCGAGCTGCTGTCGGTGGGCCGGGAACCGCGCGACGGCGACCAGTTCGCCCGGATCCGTGCGACCGGTCGCTACGACGAGGACCGGCGGCTGCTGGTCCGGACCCGCCCGTTCCAGGGGCAGGTCGGCTACTACGTGCTGACCCCGTTCGTGACCGACGCCGGCCCGGCGCTGCTCGCGGTGCGCGGCTGGGTGCCCGGTGGCCCGACGGCCGAGTCGCTGCCGGACGTACCGCCGCCGCCGTCCGGCGAGGTGACGGTCACGGCCCGGATCAGGCAGAGCGAGCCGCCCTCCACCACCGGAACACCGCCCGAGGGCCAGGTGACCCGGATCGACGTCCCGGCCATCGCGAAGACGCTGCCCTACCCGGTCTACGGAGGCTACGGGGAAGTGACCGCCGAGCAACCGCGCCTGCGCGACCGCCCGGAGCGGCTGCCCGCTCCGGAGCCGAGCGAGGGCCCGCACCTGGCCTACGCCTTCCAGTGGTTCCTGTTCGCCCTGCTCGCGCTCGGCGGCTACGTCCTGCTCGCCCGGCGCGAGGAGGCCGACCTGACCGCCGGAACGACGCGCGAACAGCCCCTGACGCGGGTACGGGTGCGCCCGTGA
- the moaA gene encoding GTP 3',8-cyclase MoaA — translation MLVDTFGRVATDLRVSLTDKCNLRCSYCMPPEGLEWLPGPELLTDDEVVRLVSVAVAEGVTEVRFTGGEPLLRRGLVSIVERVTALEPRPHTSLTTNGIGLAKVAGALADAGLDRVNVSLDTLDAQRFATIARRDRLSDVLDGLAGAEAAGLTPVKVNAVLVRGVNDDEAVPLLRWAIDHGYLLRFIEQMPLDAQHGWDRSQMVDADEILARLADAFTLTEVPEDRGSAPAEEWLVDGGPGRVGVIGSVTRPFCGACDRVRLTADGQLRNCLFAREESDLRTAMRAGVDDDGLAARMRASLLAKRAGHGIGDPGFLQPDRPMSAIGG, via the coding sequence GTGCTGGTGGACACCTTCGGTCGTGTGGCGACCGACCTGCGGGTCTCGCTGACCGACAAGTGCAACCTGCGGTGCTCCTACTGCATGCCGCCCGAGGGGCTGGAGTGGCTGCCCGGCCCCGAGCTGCTCACCGACGACGAGGTCGTGCGGCTGGTGTCGGTCGCCGTGGCCGAGGGCGTCACCGAGGTCCGCTTCACCGGCGGCGAGCCGCTGCTGCGCCGGGGTCTGGTGTCGATCGTCGAGCGGGTCACCGCGCTGGAGCCCCGGCCGCACACCTCGCTGACCACCAACGGCATCGGGCTGGCCAAGGTCGCCGGAGCGCTGGCCGACGCCGGGCTGGACCGGGTCAACGTCTCGCTGGACACGCTCGACGCGCAGCGGTTCGCGACCATCGCCCGGCGGGACCGGCTCTCCGACGTGCTCGACGGCCTGGCCGGCGCCGAGGCAGCGGGCCTGACCCCGGTCAAGGTCAACGCGGTGCTGGTGCGCGGCGTCAACGACGACGAGGCGGTCCCGCTGCTGCGGTGGGCGATCGACCACGGCTACCTGCTGCGGTTCATCGAGCAGATGCCCCTCGACGCGCAGCACGGCTGGGACCGCAGCCAGATGGTCGACGCCGACGAGATCCTGGCCCGGCTGGCCGACGCGTTCACCCTGACCGAGGTGCCCGAGGACCGGGGCAGCGCGCCCGCCGAGGAGTGGCTGGTCGACGGCGGCCCCGGCCGGGTCGGCGTCATCGGGTCGGTCACCCGGCCGTTCTGCGGAGCGTGCGACCGGGTGCGGCTGACCGCCGACGGGCAGCTGCGCAACTGCCTGTTCGCCCGCGAGGAGTCCGACCTGCGCACGGCGATGCGCGCCGGGGTCGACGACGACGGGCTCGCTGCGCGGATGCGGGCCTCGCTGCTGGCCAAGCGGGCCGGGCACGGCATCGGCGACCCCGGCTTCCTGCAGCCCGACCGGCCGATGTCGGCGATCGGCGGCTAG
- a CDS encoding GNAT family N-acetyltransferase, whose translation MLVRTYDLSDRAAVYDICLRTGDDGGDASGQVSAELMGDVWVGPYLALEPATCWVAVEGGAVVGYVIGTPDTRRYEAACEAGWWPRLRRRYVAPQLDETDPRGWTLDQRLRHLVHHPPRSPDDVVAGHPAHLHLNLLPVAEGRGIGRALLTEALGALGVQGAPGVHVGVSPTNARGLRFWNRGGFVPVRQDPGVDWLGRPVPELSRRAARQVLRGPGRARPPGSAPS comes from the coding sequence ATGCTCGTCCGGACGTACGACCTCAGCGACCGCGCGGCGGTCTACGACATCTGCCTTCGCACCGGTGACGACGGTGGCGACGCCTCCGGCCAGGTCTCCGCCGAGCTGATGGGTGACGTCTGGGTCGGCCCCTACCTCGCGCTCGAGCCGGCGACCTGCTGGGTGGCGGTCGAGGGCGGCGCCGTCGTGGGCTACGTCATCGGAACGCCGGACACCCGCCGTTACGAGGCGGCGTGCGAGGCGGGGTGGTGGCCGCGGCTGAGGCGGCGGTACGTCGCCCCGCAGCTCGACGAGACGGACCCGCGGGGCTGGACTCTCGACCAGCGGCTCCGCCACCTCGTGCACCACCCGCCGCGCTCGCCCGACGACGTGGTCGCCGGCCACCCGGCGCACCTGCACCTCAACCTGCTGCCGGTGGCGGAGGGCCGTGGCATCGGCCGGGCCCTGCTGACCGAGGCCCTCGGGGCACTGGGTGTGCAGGGCGCGCCCGGTGTGCACGTCGGGGTCAGCCCCACCAACGCGCGCGGGCTCCGGTTCTGGAACCGCGGCGGCTTCGTGCCGGTCCGGCAGGACCCGGGTGTCGACTGGCTGGGCCGCCCGGTGCCCGAGCTCAGTCGGCGCGCTGCTCGGCAGGTGCTTCGCGGCCCGGGGCGGGCACGTCCTCCAGGTTCAGCGCCGAGTTGA